The DNA sequence CCTGTACCGGTGGCCGGGGCGTGTCAGCACTGGCATATACAGAAGTAGTGTCCACATCTTGATTTTTATGCCCACTGTCTTTGCAACTTGCTAACAGAAACATTGAAAAAAAACCAAGAAAAAACAAACGGTTCATATATAGCATTTTAGATTCGTAAATTTAACCATTGGCCTGACCGGCTTTTTTGTTTTAACAAAACTTTATCGCATACAGATTTGTTCGGTTACTAAAAATAGCTATACATTTGTATATACAATTATTGTAATGACATGAATGTAGAAGAGGTCATCAAGACAACCAGAAAAATTCCATTGGAATCGAGAACGCTGATCCACATGACCTTGGTACACCACAAAGTCAACGAGATACTGGCCAATGCCCTCAAACCTTTTGAGATTTCTTTGCAACAATTCAATGTACTGCGAATTTTAAGAGGGCAAAAAGGGTTACCGGCCAATCTCTCTACCCTCAATGAGCGTATGGTCACCAAAATGAGCAACACCACAAGATTGGTCGATAAGTTAATCGCCAAAGGATATGTTGAGCGAACCATCTGCGAGGCCAATCGGCGTAAGGTCGAGATTACACTGACCGACAATGGCAGAACCGCTCTTTCTGAAATGGATATTGCCGTTGCCAATGCCGAAAAAATGGCCGTGCAACGATTTTCAAAAAAAGAATTGGAAGAATTAAACACGTTATTGGATAAATTTTAAAATGGAAACTGTACTCGAAAATAGAACCTGGCGTTATGCCACCAAGAAATTCGATGCCGACAAAAAGGTATCTGAACATGATTTAGAGTTATTGTTGGAAGCTACACGATTGAGTGCCTCATCGTATGGTCTACAACCCTATCATTTATATGTC is a window from the Muricauda sp. SCSIO 65647 genome containing:
- a CDS encoding MarR family winged helix-turn-helix transcriptional regulator, which gives rise to MNVEEVIKTTRKIPLESRTLIHMTLVHHKVNEILANALKPFEISLQQFNVLRILRGQKGLPANLSTLNERMVTKMSNTTRLVDKLIAKGYVERTICEANRRKVEITLTDNGRTALSEMDIAVANAEKMAVQRFSKKELEELNTLLDKF